A window of the Mytilus edulis unplaced genomic scaffold, xbMytEdul2.2 SCAFFOLD_1685, whole genome shotgun sequence genome harbors these coding sequences:
- the LOC139504537 gene encoding uncharacterized protein (The sequence of the model RefSeq protein was modified relative to this genomic sequence to represent the inferred CDS: added 112 bases not found in genome assembly), whose protein sequence is MFLLYSNKYLFVYLNKNTRENDRAINLCICTHFRKKAEAFRNRHAYYCIFVVVWKSKMADAGQTDNLTESIIDKQMVMSFIDDQKKKATVNCTKRDLKLLYKWLVGKGELRSIEDIPHNELDAFLSEFYITLKKENGQEYEPGTFDGIRASIERYLKEKEYSHSLRDKEFNLSTRALSAKKVQLKKLGKGHKPNASKAVSKDEEDLLWEQGQLGDGTPRILIFSLWYYFTKCFGLRGRNEHRQLQLGDILMKKDPVDNRQYLEFSERLTKTRDGTKGKENRKVKPRLYENKTDRCPIRLFKAYLIRRPDNVMEPESPFYLTCIPMERVESMIWYYARPMGENTLANLMPMAAKEAGMDRKTNHSVRKTTIKTLRKAGVPRDKIKHISGHKSTSSIEAYDDDLSDNEQREYSDVLTGVKSSIGQSVTANESDNTFNNMALQKIHRPTVSHQMSPPMATSSQSVCSYTAAPNNIHEQSSKGASEALSNMFSKGTVLNNCTFNINFNMEQSNGEGQRQSRQNYCYEPPRKTYKRILPLESSDESQEF, encoded by the coding sequence AGGCGTTCCGAAATCGGCATGCATATTATTGCATCTTTGTTGTCGTTTGGAAAAGCAAGATGGCGGACGCCGGTCAAACAGATAATTTGACAGAGTCTATTATTGATAAGCAAATGGTGATGAGCTTCATTGACGATCAAAAGAAAAAAGCAACAGTTAACTGCACGAAGCGAGATTTGAAATTGTTATACAAATGGCTGGTTGGAAAGGGGGAGTTGAGGTCAATCGAGGACATCCCTCACAATGAACTTGATGCTTTCTTGTCTGaattttatataactttaaaGAAAGAAAATGGACAGGAATATGAACCGGGAACGTTTGACGGTATTCGTGCCAGTATTGAGAGGTATTTAAAGGAAAAAGAGTACTCGCATTCATTACGTGACAAGGAATTTAATTTGTCAACAAGAGCACTGTCTGCAAAAAAGGTCCAGTTGAAAAAACTAGGAAAAGGACATAAGCCGAATGCTTCAAAGGCAGTAAGTAAGGATGAAGAAGATTTGTTGTGGGAACAGGGGCAGCTCGGTGATGGTACACCTAGAATACTAATATTTTCTCTCTGGTactattttacaaaatgtttcgGACTGCGTGGTAGAAATGAACATAGGCAATTACAATTGGGAGATATTCTAATGAAAAAGGACCCTGTGGATAATCGACAGTATTTAGAATTTTCAGAGAGACTTACGAAAACTCGTGATGGAACCAAGGGGAAAGAGAATCGTAAAGTAAAACCGAGACTGTATGAAAATAAAACTGATCGCTGTCCAATACGGCTTTTTAAAGCATATCTTATTAGACGTCCTGATAATGTAATGGAACCAGAGTCACCGTTTTATTTGACATGTATTCCAATGGAAAGAGTTGAATCCATGATATGGTATTACGCAAGGCCTATGGGAGAAAATACACTGGCAAACTTGATGCCAATGGCCGCAAAAGAAGCTGGGATGGACCGTAAAACAAACCACAGTGTGcgtaaaacaacaataaaaacccTTCGCAAGGCAGGTGTACCTAGAGACAAAATCAAACATATATCTGGTCACAAAAGTACAAGTTCGATTGAAGCTTACGATGATGATCTCTCCGATAATGAGCAAAGGGAATATTCAGATGTATTAACTGGTGTTAAATCGTCAATTGGACAATCAGTGACCGCAAATGAAAGTGACAATACATTTAACAATATGGCTTTACAGAAAATTCACCGTCCTACTGTTTCACACCAAATGAGCCCTCCGATGGCCACATCTTCACAGTCTGTATGTTCTTATACTGCTGCGCCTAATAATATTCATGAACAATCTTCTAAAGGTGCGTCAGAGGCATTATCTAACATGTTCAGTAAAGGCACTGTTTTGAATAACTGTACTTTTAATATTAACTTTAACATGGAACAGTCAAATGGAGAAGGTCAGAGACAATCTAGGCAAAATTACTGTTATGAACCACCAAGGAAAACATACAAGAGAATTCTTCCGTTGGAATCTTCAGACGAATCGCAAGAATTCTAG